The following are from one region of the Pseudodesulfovibrio piezophilus C1TLV30 genome:
- a CDS encoding HD-GYP domain-containing protein → MELDLQSPAAGASLPGTSQCAEPTQFISAILHQFAESLGNAIDAKDQHTSMHSAEVAQISHALALVMGLSCVESDVVHVAGHLHDIGKIGVPDAVLCKQGPLDPVEWVAIRNHPEAGADILRPVAALRQLGVVDMVLHHHERFDGNGYPQRIKGEAIPLGARIISLADSLSAMLQNRPYRQALSFEAAQREIIRCSGTQFDPVVVEAFAASTGAIRSIMEGLSEVQIRA, encoded by the coding sequence ATGGAACTTGATCTTCAATCCCCGGCAGCTGGCGCTTCGCTGCCGGGGACCAGTCAATGCGCAGAACCAACGCAGTTCATCTCGGCCATTTTGCATCAATTTGCAGAGTCGTTGGGGAATGCTATTGACGCAAAGGATCAACATACATCCATGCACTCTGCTGAGGTCGCACAGATTTCCCATGCTCTTGCCCTTGTTATGGGGCTCTCTTGTGTTGAATCAGATGTCGTGCATGTGGCGGGTCATCTGCACGATATAGGAAAGATTGGTGTTCCTGATGCCGTTCTGTGCAAGCAGGGACCTCTTGACCCAGTAGAATGGGTCGCCATACGAAATCACCCGGAAGCAGGGGCTGATATCCTCCGTCCTGTGGCGGCCCTGCGACAACTGGGGGTGGTGGACATGGTCTTGCATCATCATGAACGTTTTGATGGCAACGGCTACCCTCAGCGCATCAAAGGCGAGGCTATTCCCCTGGGTGCTCGTATTATCTCACTTGCTGATTCGCTTTCCGCCATGCTTCAGAACAGACCATATCGTCAGGCGTTGAGCTTTGAAGCCGCCCAACGTGAAATTATCCGCTGCTCCGGTACTCAGTTCGACCCAGTGGTCGTGGAAGCATTTGCAGCTTCCACTGGGGCCATTCGGTCTATCATGGAAGGTCTTTCCGAAGTTCAGATCAGAGCCTGA
- a CDS encoding TIGR00153 family protein: MFLKLPFFGLLASRSPMDGLTEHYDKIAECIETIDESLECYVSGGVCREFEELTRTIDQIENHADKIKRNIRNHLPKGLFMPVEKSLFLSYTKSQDNVLDAAQDALHWLAMRKVEFPEQIQKDVIYLLDAVSRTTVLLGPALKATIALLHGESLDREGTKTCFRKVRSERDKVRKLKNELHKKLYAMDLDFKDIYQLMHFVDCLDNMGHNTENCADHLRAMIAR, encoded by the coding sequence ATGTTTTTGAAACTCCCCTTTTTCGGTCTTCTCGCAAGTCGTTCACCCATGGACGGATTGACGGAGCATTATGACAAAATTGCCGAATGCATAGAGACTATCGACGAATCCCTTGAGTGCTATGTTTCAGGTGGTGTCTGCCGCGAGTTCGAAGAACTGACCCGAACTATCGACCAGATCGAAAACCATGCGGACAAGATCAAGCGTAATATTCGCAACCATCTGCCCAAAGGGTTATTCATGCCTGTGGAGAAATCCCTTTTTCTCAGCTACACCAAGTCGCAGGATAATGTGCTTGATGCGGCTCAGGACGCCCTGCATTGGCTTGCTATGCGCAAGGTGGAGTTCCCGGAGCAGATTCAGAAAGATGTTATTTACCTGCTCGATGCAGTCTCCCGGACCACGGTCCTGCTTGGCCCTGCGCTGAAAGCGACCATTGCCCTTTTGCACGGGGAATCCCTTGACAGAGAAGGGACCAAAACCTGCTTCCGCAAAGTGCGCTCCGAACGAGACAAGGTGCGTAAGCTCAAGAATGAATTGCATAAGAAACTGTATGCCATGGACCTTGATTTCAAGGACATCTATCAGCTTATGCATTTCGTGGATTGCCTTGATAATATGGGGCACAATACGGAAAATTGTGCAGACCATTTAAGGGCTATGATCGCACGATAA
- a CDS encoding inorganic phosphate transporter, with protein MDIYDIFFYLALAAGFWKAFNLGANDVANSMASAVGAKAITVRQAVVIAGILNFVGAVLLGSQVTKTIAKGIIDPMAIGDPKLVMIGMFAALIAAAFWVFMATLTSLPVSSTHSIVGAILGFGIVAGGASVVNWYVLGAVVASWFISPFFSAAIGFLVFTHIRSRILNARQFIVAAKKWAPRWIGLTIGIICMSFMYKTPLGKSLKMPLYMAFFWGSCFGVVAWGISRFFVARLVMDEEAGAEAVERIFRKMQIGTSCYVALAHGANDVANAIGPVAAIYLIAKDQTIATQAEIPFTILAIGGIGIAVGILLLGHRVMTTVGEKITVLNNTRGFAVDFSTATTVLAASKLGLPVSSTHAAIGAIAGVGVARGFKAVDFRILGKIVIYWLITVPVSAFTAVILFEILKWLCYN; from the coding sequence ATGGACATTTACGATATCTTCTTCTACCTGGCGCTGGCGGCCGGGTTCTGGAAAGCCTTCAACCTCGGTGCCAATGACGTGGCCAATTCCATGGCTTCGGCTGTTGGAGCCAAAGCGATCACTGTGCGTCAGGCTGTTGTCATTGCGGGCATACTCAACTTTGTCGGTGCGGTGTTGCTTGGCTCTCAGGTGACCAAGACCATTGCCAAGGGAATTATCGATCCCATGGCTATTGGCGATCCCAAGTTAGTGATGATCGGCATGTTTGCCGCTCTGATTGCCGCAGCATTCTGGGTTTTCATGGCGACGCTGACATCTCTGCCTGTTTCGTCTACCCACTCCATCGTAGGAGCTATCCTCGGTTTCGGCATTGTTGCCGGTGGAGCCAGTGTGGTCAATTGGTATGTCCTTGGCGCGGTCGTGGCATCATGGTTTATCTCTCCGTTCTTTTCCGCTGCCATCGGGTTTCTTGTCTTTACCCATATACGAAGTCGGATTCTCAATGCCCGGCAGTTTATCGTCGCTGCCAAGAAATGGGCACCACGCTGGATCGGTCTGACCATCGGCATCATCTGTATGTCGTTCATGTATAAGACCCCATTGGGAAAATCTCTCAAAATGCCTCTCTACATGGCATTCTTCTGGGGGAGTTGTTTTGGAGTGGTCGCCTGGGGAATCAGTCGGTTTTTTGTTGCCCGTCTGGTCATGGATGAAGAAGCGGGAGCCGAAGCCGTTGAGCGGATTTTTCGGAAGATGCAGATCGGGACGTCCTGCTATGTCGCTCTTGCACATGGGGCCAACGATGTCGCCAATGCCATAGGCCCGGTGGCGGCCATTTATCTTATCGCCAAGGATCAGACCATAGCGACTCAGGCGGAGATTCCGTTTACGATTCTGGCTATCGGTGGTATCGGCATTGCTGTGGGGATTCTGCTGCTGGGGCATCGGGTCATGACCACGGTGGGTGAAAAAATCACGGTGCTCAACAATACCCGTGGTTTTGCCGTGGACTTTTCCACTGCCACCACGGTTTTGGCAGCATCCAAATTAGGGTTGCCCGTTTCTTCTACCCACGCAGCCATCGGTGCCATTGCCGGTGTTGGTGTTGCCCGTGGTTTCAAGGCGGTTGATTTCAGAATTCTTGGAAAAATTGTCATATACTGGTTGATTACAGTTCCGGTATCGGCTTTTACTGCCGTGATTCTTTTTGAGATTCTGAAATGGCTGTGTTACAACTAA
- a CDS encoding HAMP domain-containing sensor histidine kinase has product MKLRSFQMRILLWTWALLLMAMAVIFYYSTSIVASDVLAETKLRSMSELESIKWLIDEHPRFTTEEAFATWVDALGPRLGARITYIITDGRVIADSGVTFANLAELDNHSERPEVIAAHIEGHGTNVRYSDTLHKDMLYVATKIRASVSLPAGVLRLAVPFSDVSHRLSSLRQNFLWIFILTLLCAGLVSVIMSRNMSREITAFSELARSIGEGDYGTRLRVLPGGEFKPLAQSVNRMAENIERNVQIIKDQKGQLQAIFEGMREGVMSIDSEGRIESYNSALDVMFNLAESTVGRTPIEVTRRFEIQDLVDELLHAPDEGERTIQIDLMDSRTVEVSAVPFHDQKGVRKIILVFYDITEMKRSEKGLKDFVANASHQLRTPLTSIKGYSETLLDNPPAKPEDGRFFLETVLKNADHMDKVISSMLALAKSEQMGKQLKLQPVSGNEYLERTVADVTPWAAERDIRLEVNAPDDAMLVMGEPDGLLHVFHNLLNNAVKYSPENGKITVTAQDDGESIVFCVEDQGPGISREHSTKVFERFYRVDENTIDSSSGSAGLGLAICRRIVRNFGGEIWHDGYGEDIRGARFCFRLNKPV; this is encoded by the coding sequence ATGAAACTGCGCTCCTTTCAAATGCGGATTCTGCTGTGGACCTGGGCTTTGCTGCTCATGGCCATGGCCGTGATTTTCTATTATTCCACGAGTATTGTTGCCAGCGATGTGTTGGCTGAGACCAAACTCCGCTCCATGAGCGAGTTGGAATCCATCAAATGGCTCATTGACGAGCACCCCCGTTTCACGACGGAAGAGGCTTTTGCCACATGGGTCGATGCCCTTGGCCCACGACTGGGCGCACGGATCACCTATATCATTACTGACGGACGGGTTATTGCCGATTCGGGAGTGACATTCGCCAATCTCGCTGAATTGGATAATCATAGTGAGCGTCCCGAAGTCATTGCCGCGCATATAGAAGGCCATGGGACCAATGTCCGGTATTCCGATACCTTGCATAAGGATATGCTGTACGTCGCCACCAAGATCAGAGCCTCCGTCAGCCTTCCTGCCGGGGTTTTGCGATTGGCTGTGCCGTTTTCCGATGTCAGCCATCGCTTGAGTTCTCTCAGGCAGAATTTCCTTTGGATATTTATTTTGACCCTCCTCTGTGCGGGATTGGTCAGTGTCATCATGTCGCGCAACATGAGCCGGGAGATTACCGCTTTTTCCGAACTTGCCCGGTCTATCGGTGAGGGGGATTATGGCACACGGTTGCGGGTCTTGCCTGGCGGCGAATTCAAACCGCTTGCTCAATCCGTGAATCGGATGGCGGAGAATATCGAACGGAACGTCCAGATCATCAAAGATCAGAAGGGACAACTCCAGGCTATTTTCGAGGGTATGCGCGAGGGAGTTATGTCCATTGACTCGGAGGGACGCATCGAGTCCTACAACTCTGCCCTTGATGTCATGTTCAACCTGGCTGAATCCACTGTTGGCCGGACCCCCATCGAAGTCACCCGTCGATTTGAAATTCAGGATTTGGTGGACGAATTACTGCACGCTCCCGATGAGGGAGAGCGGACTATTCAGATAGATCTGATGGATTCCCGTACTGTTGAAGTCAGTGCTGTTCCGTTTCACGATCAGAAGGGTGTTCGAAAAATTATTCTTGTTTTTTATGACATCACCGAGATGAAGCGGAGCGAGAAAGGGCTGAAGGATTTTGTGGCGAACGCGTCTCACCAGCTTCGGACACCGTTGACTTCCATCAAGGGCTACAGTGAGACTTTGTTGGACAACCCTCCGGCCAAGCCCGAAGATGGACGTTTTTTTCTGGAGACTGTGCTCAAGAACGCAGACCATATGGATAAAGTCATCTCCAGCATGTTGGCTCTTGCCAAGTCGGAGCAGATGGGCAAACAGCTCAAGCTTCAGCCGGTTTCGGGGAATGAATATCTGGAAAGAACCGTGGCGGATGTGACTCCCTGGGCGGCGGAAAGAGATATCCGGTTGGAAGTGAATGCACCGGATGACGCCATGCTCGTGATGGGAGAGCCAGATGGGTTGCTCCATGTCTTTCACAATCTGCTGAACAACGCGGTCAAGTATAGTCCGGAAAACGGGAAAATTACAGTCACGGCACAGGATGATGGCGAGTCCATCGTCTTTTGCGTGGAGGATCAGGGGCCGGGTATCTCCAGAGAGCACAGCACCAAGGTCTTCGAAAGGTTTTATCGGGTTGATGAGAATACGATTGACAGTTCTTCGGGTAGTGCGGGCCTCGGGCTTGCCATCTGCCGTCGCATCGTGCGGAACTTCGGAGGTGAAATCTGGCATGACGGATATGGTGAGGATATCCGAGGTGCCCGGTTCTGTTTCCGGCTCAACAAGCCTGTCTGA
- the alr gene encoding alanine racemase yields MTIDYNKIQVHVTLENLRHNYRVFKGVSDSVIPVIKSDAYGHGLAEVAGVLDEEAETFAVGFVSEAVHLRHSGCEKRIMALLGPVDEADYVALWEHDILAAMSHMGHLKTLAELARSRGSLNIGLKFDTGMRRLGFLPEEVRQVVEFLKANPALNPVMITSHLASADVPEHKADVELQAARFQGIVEAVRGAGFQVEANLANSAGSMVHDVCRLDSVRLGISLYGADPLYGTDWAGQVGPLKPAMEVSAPVMQVHGLKKGEGISYGWTHVAEKDCTVAVIGVGYADNYSRGLSNSGFMNIKGYRVPILGRICMQMALVDVSDIMGEGTGVVPGDRAWLLGGPAPGSISVEELADWWGTITYEVFCLLGMNQRHYI; encoded by the coding sequence ATGACTATTGATTACAATAAGATTCAGGTGCATGTGACGTTAGAGAATCTCCGTCACAACTACAGGGTGTTCAAAGGTGTGAGTGACTCGGTCATCCCTGTTATCAAGTCTGATGCCTATGGGCATGGTCTGGCCGAGGTGGCCGGAGTCTTGGATGAAGAGGCCGAGACTTTTGCCGTCGGGTTTGTCAGCGAAGCAGTCCATCTGCGTCATTCAGGGTGCGAAAAACGCATTATGGCATTGCTTGGGCCTGTTGATGAAGCGGATTATGTTGCCTTGTGGGAGCATGATATCCTGGCTGCCATGAGCCATATGGGACATCTGAAGACCCTCGCTGAACTGGCCCGATCCAGAGGGAGCCTGAATATTGGACTCAAATTCGATACTGGTATGCGTCGCCTTGGTTTTCTCCCTGAAGAGGTCAGGCAGGTTGTGGAATTTCTCAAGGCGAATCCGGCCCTTAATCCGGTCATGATTACGTCTCATCTTGCCTCGGCGGATGTGCCGGAACACAAGGCCGATGTGGAACTCCAGGCAGCGCGTTTTCAAGGAATCGTCGAGGCTGTGCGTGGTGCCGGATTTCAGGTGGAAGCCAATCTGGCCAACTCCGCCGGATCAATGGTGCATGACGTCTGCCGTCTCGACAGTGTGCGCCTCGGGATTTCCCTGTACGGGGCCGATCCGCTTTATGGGACGGATTGGGCGGGGCAAGTCGGTCCTCTTAAACCGGCCATGGAAGTTTCCGCTCCGGTCATGCAGGTGCATGGTCTGAAAAAAGGTGAGGGGATCAGCTACGGTTGGACGCATGTTGCAGAAAAAGACTGCACTGTGGCAGTCATCGGAGTGGGCTACGCCGACAACTATAGCCGGGGGCTTTCGAATTCCGGTTTCATGAATATCAAGGGGTATCGTGTCCCTATTCTTGGCCGTATATGCATGCAGATGGCCCTGGTTGACGTCTCGGATATTATGGGCGAAGGGACTGGTGTCGTGCCTGGAGACCGAGCGTGGCTGCTGGGTGGCCCTGCGCCGGGGAGTATTTCTGTTGAAGAATTGGCCGATTGGTGGGGAACCATCACGTATGAAGTTTTTTGTCTGCTCGGTATGAACCAGCGACACTATATTTAA
- the mutL gene encoding DNA mismatch repair endonuclease MutL — MSVGTLPVIRVLPAGLKNQIAAGEVVERPSSVVKELVENSLDAGASRVDVTVEKGGRALILVQDNGFGIAANQLSLAVTRHATSKIQRFEDITSIGSFGFRGEALPSIASVSRFTMTSCHEGADEAAFIEVRGGEIEGEGPAALAAGTRVEVRDLFGNTPARLKFLKTEVTENKRCQETLMRISLAHLHAGFSLTMGGREALRLPPDQELSARLKTFWPPVVCEGLRPFDFEREGYRAHGVAGSPATAQGRGDRILLYVNGRSVQDKMMLSAVRQAYRGMLLSREYPQIVLFLEVPNEEVDVNVHPAKLEVRFLEESRVFSTIRGGVMQALSFAEEAPPVLPHPGHSRPLENIGNDYAGTGAAPVKRSHQPSALRSEPKFATYREYQQDYNPPKDIPLPVPPSRTSSERVFSDDRTEFGTHETHISGAVAGRAEGVTLAGTNYTYLGQVADTYLVLRQGESLVLIDQHAAHERVLLAAMREARTKGDSQPLALPLEITLHPSEVDVLLGVKDDLKSMGFLLELDGPAKVLVRGIPPTLDTGKAREYLVDALAEKAKTLDDLWTMMSCKTAIKAGQALAVDEALALLDVWLQTPERDFCPHGRPVVVRWNPLDLEKLFKRK, encoded by the coding sequence ATGAGCGTGGGCACTTTGCCTGTCATTCGTGTCTTGCCTGCGGGCCTGAAGAATCAGATCGCAGCGGGAGAGGTGGTCGAACGCCCCTCCAGCGTCGTCAAGGAGCTGGTGGAGAATTCGTTGGATGCCGGAGCCTCACGAGTGGATGTCACCGTGGAGAAGGGGGGTCGAGCCTTGATCCTTGTTCAGGATAACGGGTTCGGCATTGCCGCGAATCAACTCAGTCTGGCCGTGACAAGGCATGCTACCAGCAAGATACAGCGGTTTGAGGATATTACCTCCATCGGTTCATTCGGGTTCCGGGGGGAAGCGTTGCCCTCTATCGCATCGGTTTCCCGTTTCACCATGACTTCCTGTCATGAAGGGGCGGATGAGGCTGCTTTCATCGAAGTGCGGGGAGGAGAAATCGAGGGCGAAGGTCCGGCTGCATTGGCGGCAGGCACGCGGGTCGAGGTCCGTGATCTGTTTGGAAATACTCCGGCCCGACTCAAATTCCTCAAGACGGAAGTCACGGAAAACAAACGATGCCAGGAGACGCTCATGCGCATCAGTCTGGCTCATTTGCACGCGGGTTTTTCCCTGACAATGGGAGGACGAGAAGCCCTTCGTCTGCCACCGGACCAGGAACTTTCGGCCCGACTCAAGACTTTTTGGCCTCCGGTCGTGTGCGAAGGGCTGCGCCCCTTTGACTTCGAGCGTGAGGGCTATCGTGCCCACGGTGTTGCGGGTTCTCCGGCCACGGCTCAGGGGCGTGGAGACCGTATCCTGCTCTATGTCAACGGGCGTTCGGTGCAGGACAAGATGATGCTCAGCGCTGTCCGCCAGGCCTATCGGGGGATGCTTCTCTCTCGGGAATACCCGCAGATAGTACTTTTTCTGGAAGTGCCGAATGAAGAAGTGGACGTCAATGTTCATCCGGCAAAGCTCGAGGTGCGTTTTCTGGAGGAAAGTCGGGTTTTCTCGACTATTCGAGGTGGTGTCATGCAGGCTCTCTCCTTTGCCGAAGAGGCACCTCCTGTGTTGCCGCACCCCGGACACTCACGCCCCCTGGAAAACATCGGGAATGATTATGCCGGGACAGGGGCTGCTCCGGTCAAGCGGAGCCATCAGCCTTCGGCTCTTCGGAGCGAACCGAAATTTGCGACCTATCGGGAATATCAACAGGATTACAATCCTCCAAAAGACATCCCCTTGCCTGTGCCACCATCCAGAACGAGTTCGGAAAGGGTTTTTTCAGATGACCGGACGGAATTCGGGACTCATGAAACTCACATCTCAGGAGCGGTTGCGGGGCGGGCCGAAGGTGTGACCCTGGCCGGAACCAACTATACGTATCTGGGACAGGTGGCAGACACCTATCTGGTCTTGCGGCAAGGGGAATCCCTGGTGCTTATTGATCAACATGCCGCACATGAACGAGTTCTCCTCGCTGCCATGCGTGAAGCCCGGACCAAGGGAGACTCGCAGCCCTTGGCCCTGCCGCTTGAAATTACTCTGCACCCCAGCGAAGTTGATGTCCTGCTGGGGGTGAAGGATGACTTGAAATCAATGGGGTTTCTTTTGGAGTTGGACGGTCCTGCCAAGGTGCTGGTGCGTGGAATTCCTCCGACTCTGGACACGGGGAAGGCGAGGGAGTATCTGGTTGATGCCTTGGCGGAAAAGGCCAAGACCCTTGATGATCTGTGGACTATGATGTCTTGCAAGACAGCTATCAAGGCCGGACAGGCTCTGGCTGTGGATGAAGCCCTGGCTCTGCTGGATGTGTGGTTGCAGACGCCGGAGCGGGATTTTTGTCCACATGGCCGCCCTGTCGTGGTTCGGTGGAATCCTCTTGATCTCGAAAAGCTCTTCAAGCGAAAGTAG
- a CDS encoding LPS-assembly protein LptD, whose translation MRRKRSIALMAVLALAFTLALPLTLLGKNPLLYKVRRYVPEAPKKVPASDEWVFSADRVVGDYTSEYVEAFGNCTLSMGEDQLRADFARYYQSTGWVFLKGNIRAHWGGDFLQADEGEFDLNNMTGWLKNGKLFMTKPHIYVEAERVGKAKGDSYTFKNAKVTACEGDRPAWSVTSEEGDIELDGNVRLYRSAFRIKNVPVFYWPYMSLPGRKNRQSGFLMPSLSSSDKLGFQTNLPYYWVIDDETDATFYQNFMSRRGYMQGVEFRHTEDASSKGLWMADFLKDTKRAVSESDEWDDYQDDGLTRPNRSRWWVRGKYDGWLGSPELQVKLDVDVVSDQNYLRDFQDGQNGFDKTRENFLETFGRDIDNKDDFTRTSTALISRSWDRFGLAGKAQFTENLEFMNGNGDEDDNTTVQTLPELEAFLFQQKLAGTPIEVSAETKYDYFTRNKGDTGHRVRVTPSIKVPMSTDYFTFIPEISADHTSYNLTSHEGYGNQTIVDSGGRNVQINTNATDDGYSSRTTWEAGFTAFSEMTRVFSLDETMTASPSLAGTSRWTSLKHSIVPRVSYAYTPTITGQDHLPYFDEFDRISGKNEVTYSITNVLDRRRDKVVLSPGIQDGPQASVATDYLDFLLFRIEQSYDMNEASRKDELSTYARRPFSDILTELKIRPEDYVDLISRVWFSPYNASMTQAENTIRFHKDGLGEFSIGYDYQAEIDEYKRYRDDTLSIIDLGAKWEINDVFALGARFRHDFNDQQDLERTLQLDWAAECYTLHFTFSQKPGDNRFGLSFDLLNF comes from the coding sequence TTGAGGCGTAAACGCTCCATAGCATTAATGGCGGTGTTGGCATTGGCCTTCACTCTGGCCCTGCCTTTGACGTTGCTCGGCAAAAATCCTTTGCTGTACAAGGTCAGACGATATGTGCCCGAGGCTCCGAAGAAAGTGCCGGCCAGTGACGAGTGGGTGTTTTCCGCCGACCGGGTGGTCGGCGACTACACCAGCGAGTACGTTGAGGCATTCGGCAACTGCACCTTGTCCATGGGTGAAGATCAGTTGCGAGCGGATTTTGCCCGCTATTATCAATCCACGGGGTGGGTTTTTCTCAAAGGAAATATCCGGGCGCACTGGGGAGGCGACTTTCTTCAGGCGGATGAAGGGGAGTTCGACCTCAATAACATGACCGGCTGGCTCAAGAACGGTAAATTGTTCATGACCAAGCCCCATATTTATGTTGAAGCCGAGCGTGTGGGCAAGGCCAAGGGCGACTCATATACTTTCAAGAATGCCAAGGTGACGGCCTGCGAGGGAGACAGACCCGCATGGTCGGTCACCAGCGAGGAAGGCGACATTGAACTGGACGGGAATGTCCGGTTGTATCGTTCGGCCTTTCGCATCAAGAATGTTCCGGTTTTTTATTGGCCATATATGTCTTTGCCGGGCCGCAAGAATCGGCAAAGCGGTTTTCTCATGCCAAGCCTCTCTTCCAGCGACAAACTCGGTTTTCAAACAAATCTCCCGTATTATTGGGTTATTGATGATGAAACCGACGCCACCTTCTACCAGAATTTCATGTCCAGGCGTGGGTATATGCAGGGTGTTGAATTTCGGCATACCGAAGATGCCTCTTCCAAGGGATTGTGGATGGCTGATTTTCTCAAGGACACCAAGCGGGCTGTCTCGGAATCCGACGAGTGGGATGACTACCAGGACGATGGATTGACCCGACCTAACAGGAGCCGTTGGTGGGTTCGCGGAAAGTATGATGGTTGGCTGGGAAGCCCTGAGTTGCAAGTCAAACTTGATGTGGATGTGGTTTCGGATCAGAATTACCTTCGGGATTTCCAGGATGGGCAAAACGGATTTGACAAGACTCGGGAGAATTTTCTTGAGACTTTCGGGCGTGATATCGACAACAAGGATGATTTCACTCGCACTTCCACGGCTCTGATTTCTCGAAGTTGGGATCGATTCGGGCTTGCCGGGAAAGCGCAGTTTACCGAGAATCTCGAATTCATGAACGGGAATGGCGATGAGGACGACAATACTACGGTACAGACCCTGCCTGAATTGGAGGCCTTTCTCTTTCAGCAGAAGTTGGCCGGAACACCCATCGAAGTTTCAGCTGAAACAAAATATGATTATTTCACCAGGAACAAGGGCGATACCGGGCACCGTGTGCGCGTGACCCCGTCTATTAAGGTGCCGATGTCCACGGACTACTTTACGTTCATTCCCGAGATATCGGCGGATCATACGTCCTACAACCTGACCTCGCATGAGGGGTATGGGAATCAGACGATCGTCGACTCGGGCGGGCGGAATGTCCAGATCAACACCAATGCCACGGATGACGGCTACAGCAGTCGAACGACATGGGAGGCCGGGTTCACGGCATTTAGCGAAATGACCCGCGTCTTCTCGCTTGATGAAACCATGACGGCATCTCCAAGCCTGGCCGGAACATCGCGTTGGACCAGCCTCAAACATTCTATCGTGCCTCGAGTCTCTTACGCGTATACGCCGACAATCACCGGACAGGACCATCTTCCTTATTTTGATGAATTTGACCGTATTTCCGGGAAAAACGAGGTCACGTATTCCATCACCAATGTGTTGGATCGCCGCCGGGATAAGGTCGTATTATCTCCGGGAATCCAAGATGGACCGCAGGCTTCGGTGGCCACGGATTATCTGGATTTTCTGTTGTTTCGGATAGAGCAGTCTTACGATATGAATGAAGCATCCCGCAAAGATGAGTTGTCTACCTATGCACGACGTCCTTTCTCGGATATTCTGACGGAGCTGAAAATCAGACCGGAAGACTATGTGGACCTCATTAGCCGGGTTTGGTTTTCTCCTTATAATGCCAGCATGACCCAGGCGGAAAATACTATTCGTTTTCATAAGGACGGACTGGGTGAATTTTCCATCGGGTACGACTATCAGGCCGAAATTGATGAATACAAGCGGTACAGGGACGATACCTTGTCGATTATCGATCTTGGTGCCAAATGGGAAATCAATGATGTATTCGCCTTGGGTGCCAGATTCCGTCATGACTTCAATGACCAGCAGGATCTTGAGCGGACGCTTCAGCTTGACTGGGCCGCAGAGTGCTACACCTTGCATTTCACGTTTTCGCAGAAACCCGGCGACAATCGTTTTGGGCTGAGTTTCGATCTCCTCAATTTCTAG
- the rfaD gene encoding ADP-glyceromanno-heptose 6-epimerase, which yields MYIVTGGAGFIGSAMVWKLNQMGIDDILVVDNLSTSEKWNNLVGLRYEDYLHRDQFLKLILEGEDAFDTDAVIHMGACSATTELDADFLMENNYRYTQYVCRHCLNHDARFINASSAATYGNGEFGFNDDHEGIDRLRPLNMYGYSKQLFDIWAKQGEILDKIVCLKFFNVYGPNEFHKDDMRSVICKAHKQILETGKLKLFKSYREEYPHGGQKRDFVYIKDCVNIMAWFLENPDTNGIFNIGTGTARTWNDLANSVFAAMDREPNLEYIEMPESIRDKYQYFTEANMDKLTKAGCDVVMTSLEDGAADYVRNYLDKDNSYLMSR from the coding sequence ATGTATATAGTTACGGGCGGCGCAGGGTTCATCGGCAGCGCCATGGTTTGGAAGCTCAACCAGATGGGTATTGATGACATCCTGGTCGTCGACAACCTTTCGACCAGTGAGAAATGGAATAATCTCGTTGGACTGCGGTATGAGGATTATCTGCATAGGGATCAATTTCTCAAGCTCATATTGGAAGGAGAAGACGCATTCGATACTGATGCGGTCATCCATATGGGGGCGTGTTCGGCCACCACGGAGTTGGATGCCGACTTCCTGATGGAAAACAATTATCGTTACACCCAGTATGTCTGCCGTCACTGCCTCAATCACGATGCCCGGTTCATCAATGCTTCCAGCGCCGCCACCTACGGTAATGGCGAGTTTGGGTTCAATGATGACCACGAGGGAATAGATCGGTTGCGTCCTCTGAACATGTATGGATACTCCAAGCAGCTTTTCGATATCTGGGCCAAGCAGGGGGAAATCCTCGACAAGATTGTCTGCCTCAAATTTTTCAATGTGTATGGGCCGAATGAATTTCACAAGGATGACATGCGAAGCGTCATCTGCAAGGCACACAAGCAGATACTGGAGACAGGGAAGCTGAAGCTCTTCAAATCGTATCGCGAGGAATATCCTCACGGCGGGCAGAAAAGGGATTTTGTCTACATCAAGGATTGCGTCAACATCATGGCGTGGTTTCTGGAGAACCCGGACACAAACGGTATTTTCAATATCGGAACCGGTACGGCCCGTACCTGGAATGATCTGGCGAATTCAGTGTTTGCCGCCATGGACCGGGAGCCGAATCTTGAATATATTGAAATGCCTGAGTCTATTCGGGATAAATATCAATATTTTACCGAAGCCAATATGGACAAGCTGACCAAGGCCGGGTGCGATGTTGTCATGACTTCGCTTGAAGATGGTGCTGCCGATTATGTGCGGAACTATCTGGACAAAGACAACTCCTATCTCATGTCTCGCTAG